One segment of Cyprinus carpio isolate SPL01 chromosome A17, ASM1834038v1, whole genome shotgun sequence DNA contains the following:
- the ptk2ba gene encoding protein-tyrosine kinase 2-beta isoform X2 has protein sequence MTAYVEMSGDTSTLSWKPPPPGPPLVSAENQCRGPVKILKVCFISNSANLGKNFKLVKCESSWNIRRITQSILDSGRLGPNIKFFECYGLLLKHLKSDEVHWLHPNLTVAEVEQKYEQQHVEAEWRYDLRIRYIPPDFLEKLKDDKTTMLYFYQQVRSDYMQHSARRVSDGMALQLGCLEIRRFYKDMNASGLEKKSNFELLEKDVGLDLFFPQELIDSMKPKQLRKMIQQTFQQYALLKEEQCINKFFETLSVFSSYDEEVFPCELVQGWSVSVDLVIGPKGIRQRTDKSSVPVCLAKFVQIRSIKCMPQNDGKTLLHIDIEGANQPLSISTASLAIAENMMDLIDGYCRLQHGNEATLIVRHKDRESRISLPPLPNSMENTRSERESKSSDIYAEIPEYSPVQTSKFSISRKDIVLGRILGEGFFGEVHDGIYKSKRGERVNVAVKTCKDCSADVKEKFMSEALIMKKLDHPHIVRLIGIIEEDPVWIVMELYQFGELGIYLMENKHKLSTVTMILYCLQISKALAYLEGVNMVHRDIAVRNVLVAKPDCVKLGDFGLSRYIEEEEYYKASVSRLPIKWMAPESINFRRFTSASDVWMFAVCMWEIMSGGQQPFFWLENKDVINQLEQGVRLPKPEQCPPTLYSLMTRCWAYSPRERPSFAELVCKLSDVHNMEKEVEVEEMRGRTRSINISPFTDAPPKPSRMKQSGSSTLNPRLHPQDRGFLEPNSKEDAQRLWEMERQCVQETLRRQKQEMLEDNKWLEKEEKLLDPFANDDTKAKVMSGNETSQAPSHAPPEKPPRVSAQPAPTAELDRTDDMVYHNVMEMVKVVVQLKNDVNTLPASEYVTVVKSVGMTLRSLINSVDDILPTLHESIRTEIEGTQKLLNKDLAELISKMRLAQQNAVTSLKDECKKQMLAAAHTLAMDSKNLLDAVDQARVRANVAKPTTH, from the exons ATGACAGCCTATGTAGAGATGTCGGGTGACACCAGTACGTTGTCATGGAAACCGCCTCCCCCCGGTCCACCACTGGTGTCCGCCGAGAATCAATGCAGGGGGCCGGTGAAAATCCTCAAAGTGTGCTTCATTAGCAACAGCGCCAACCTGGGCAAGAACTTCAAACTGGTCAAATGTGAAAGTTCCTGGAATATCAGG AGAATTACTCAGTCCATCCTGGACAGCGGGCGACTCGGTCCTAACATCAAGTTCTTTGAATGCTATGGTCTGCTGCTCAAACACCTCAAATCAGACGAGGTTCACTGGCTGCACCCAAACCTCACCGTAGCAGAAGTGGAGCAGAAATATGAACAGCAGCATGTCGAGGCGGAGTGGAG ATATGACTTGAGGATCCGTTACATTCCTCCTGATTTCCTGGAGAAGTTAAAGGATGACAAAACTACAATGCTCTACTTCTACCAGCAG GTTCGCAGTGACTACATGCAGCACAGTGCGAGGAGAGTTAGTGACGGGATGGCGCTGCAGTTGGGCTGTCTGGAGATCAG GAGGTTTTATAAAGACATGAATGCCAGCGGCCTGGAGAAAAAATCTAACTTTGAGCTGCTGGA GAAAGATGTTGGTCTGGATTTGTTCTTTCCTCAAGAATTAATCGACAGTATGAAG CCGAAGCAGCTGAGGAAAATGATCCAGCAAACGTTCCAGCAGTATGCGTTGCTGAAGGAGGAGCAGTGCATCAACAAGTTCTTTGAGACATTATCTGTTTTTTCCAGTTATGATGAAGAGGTTTTTCCGTGTGAGCTGGTG CAAGGATGGAGTGTATCTGTGGATCTGGTGATCGGGCCCAAAGGTATTCGGCAACGTACAGACAAAAGCTCTGTG CCGGTCTGTCTCGCCAAATTTGTGCAAATACGAAGCATTAAATGCATGCCTCAGAATGACGGGAAGACACTGCTACATATAGATATAGAAGGGGCTAATCAG CCTTTGTCCATCAGCACAGCCTCTCTGGCCATCGCCGAGAACATGATGGATTTAATTGATGGCTATTGTCGTTTGCAGCATGGAAATGAGGCGACTTTAATAGTACGGCACAAAG ACAGAGAATCTAGAATCTCTCTACCTCCTTTACCTAACAG TATGGAAAACACCAGATCTGAGAGGGAAAGCAAAA GTTCAGATATTTATGCAGAGATACCAGAATATTCACCAGTTCAAA CATCTAAATTTAGCATCTCACGAAAAGACATTGTCCTCGGACGGATTCTGGGTGAAGGTTTCTTTGGTGAGGTGCATGATGGGATCTATAAAAGCAAG AGGGGAGAGCGAGTGAACGTGGCTGTAAAGACATGCAAGGACTGCTCAGCTGATGTGAAGGAGAAGTTCATGAGTGAAGCTT TGATCATGAAGAAACTGGACCATCCGCACATCGTGAGGCTCATTGGAATTATTGAAGAGGATCCCGTGTGGATTGTCATGGAGCTTTACCAGTTTGGAGAG CTAGGAATTTACCTGATGGAGAACAAGCACAAATTAAGCACTGTCACGATGATCCTGTACTGTCTTCAGATCAGTAAAGCTCTTGCTTACCTAGAGGGTGTTAACATGGTCCACAG GGACATTGCTGTGAGAAACGTGCTGGTCGCCAAACCAGACTGTGTGAAGCTGGGAGACTTCGGCTTGTCCCGATACATAGAAGAGGAAGAGTATTACAAAG CCTCTGTGAGTCGATTACCTATCAAATGGATGGCGCCAGAGTCCATCAACTTCAGACGCTTTACCTCGGCGAGTGATGTCTGGATGTTCG CTGTGTGCATGTGGGAGATCATGAGTGGAGGTCAGCAGCCGTTCTTCTGGCTGGAGAACAAGGATGTGATAAACCAGCTGGAGCAGGGTGTCCGTCTGCCCAAACCTGAGCAGTGCCCGCCGACCCTCTACTCCCTCATGACTCGCTGCTGGGCCTACAGCCCCCGCGAGAGACCCAGCTTCGCAGAGCTCGTGTGCAAGCTGAG TGATGTTCATAATATGGAGAAGGAAGTGGAGGTGGAGGAGATGAGAGGCAGAACGCGCTCCATAAATATATCCCCGTTTACTGATGCTCCACCGAAG CCGTCAAGAATGAAACAATCAGGTTCCAGCACTCTCAATCCACGTCTACATCCCCAG GACCGAGGTTTCCTGGAGCCCAACAGTAAGGAAGACGCTCAGCGGCTGTGGGAAATGGAGAGGCAGTGTGTGCAGGAAACTTTAAGGAGGCAGAAACAGGAAATGCTGGAGGACAACAAGTGGCTTGAGAAAGAAGAGAAGCTTCTG GATCCATTTGCCAATGACGACACAAAGGCTAAAGTG atgTCAGGAAATGAGACAAGCCAAG CTCCTTCCCATGCTCCTCCAGAGAAGCCCCCACGGGTGTCTGCTCAG CCAGCGCCCACAGCAGAACTGGACCGCACGGATGACATGGTCTATCATAACGTGATGGAGATGGTGAAGGTCGTGGTGCAGCTGAAGAACGATGTCAACACGTTACCAGCCTCAGAGTACGTCACTGTGGTGAAG TCGGTGGGAATGACGTTACGCAGTCTGATCAACAGTGTGGATGACATCCTCCCGACTCTACACGAGTCCATCAGAACGGAG ATTGAAGGAACGCAGAAGTTGCTGAATAAGGATCTGGCCGAGCTGATCAGTAAGATGCGTCTGGCTCAGCAGAACGCCGTCACGTCTCTGAAGGACGAGTGTAAGAAACAGATGCTGGCGGCCGCTCACACGCTGGCCATGGACTCCAAAAACCTGCTGGACGCTGTGGACCAGGCCCGAGTACGAGCAAACGTGGCCAAACCCACCACACACTAG
- the ptk2ba gene encoding protein-tyrosine kinase 2-beta isoform X1, with product MTAYVEMSGDTSTLSWKPPPPGPPLVSAENQCRGPVKILKVCFISNSANLGKNFKLVKCESSWNIRRITQSILDSGRLGPNIKFFECYGLLLKHLKSDEVHWLHPNLTVAEVEQKYEQQHVEAEWRYDLRIRYIPPDFLEKLKDDKTTMLYFYQQVRSDYMQHSARRVSDGMALQLGCLEIRRFYKDMNASGLEKKSNFELLEKDVGLDLFFPQELIDSMKPKQLRKMIQQTFQQYALLKEEQCINKFFETLSVFSSYDEEVFPCELVQGWSVSVDLVIGPKGIRQRTDKSSVPVCLAKFVQIRSIKCMPQNDGKTLLHIDIEGANQPLSISTASLAIAENMMDLIDGYCRLQHGNEATLIVRHKDRESRISLPPLPNSMENTRSERESKSSDIYAEIPEYSPVQTSKFSISRKDIVLGRILGEGFFGEVHDGIYKSKRGERVNVAVKTCKDCSADVKEKFMSEALIMKKLDHPHIVRLIGIIEEDPVWIVMELYQFGELGIYLMENKHKLSTVTMILYCLQISKALAYLEGVNMVHRDIAVRNVLVAKPDCVKLGDFGLSRYIEEEEYYKASVSRLPIKWMAPESINFRRFTSASDVWMFAVCMWEIMSGGQQPFFWLENKDVINQLEQGVRLPKPEQCPPTLYSLMTRCWAYSPRERPSFAELVCKLSDVHNMEKEVEVEEMRGRTRSINISPFTDAPPKPSRMKQSGSSTLNPRLHPQLPESLRFSSRVLASPPDWRSVLMSGCTLTLPPSPRRGSMGDRGFLEPNSKEDAQRLWEMERQCVQETLRRQKQEMLEDNKWLEKEEKLLDPFANDDTKAKVMSGNETSQAPSHAPPEKPPRVSAQPAPTAELDRTDDMVYHNVMEMVKVVVQLKNDVNTLPASEYVTVVKSVGMTLRSLINSVDDILPTLHESIRTEIEGTQKLLNKDLAELISKMRLAQQNAVTSLKDECKKQMLAAAHTLAMDSKNLLDAVDQARVRANVAKPTTH from the exons ATGACAGCCTATGTAGAGATGTCGGGTGACACCAGTACGTTGTCATGGAAACCGCCTCCCCCCGGTCCACCACTGGTGTCCGCCGAGAATCAATGCAGGGGGCCGGTGAAAATCCTCAAAGTGTGCTTCATTAGCAACAGCGCCAACCTGGGCAAGAACTTCAAACTGGTCAAATGTGAAAGTTCCTGGAATATCAGG AGAATTACTCAGTCCATCCTGGACAGCGGGCGACTCGGTCCTAACATCAAGTTCTTTGAATGCTATGGTCTGCTGCTCAAACACCTCAAATCAGACGAGGTTCACTGGCTGCACCCAAACCTCACCGTAGCAGAAGTGGAGCAGAAATATGAACAGCAGCATGTCGAGGCGGAGTGGAG ATATGACTTGAGGATCCGTTACATTCCTCCTGATTTCCTGGAGAAGTTAAAGGATGACAAAACTACAATGCTCTACTTCTACCAGCAG GTTCGCAGTGACTACATGCAGCACAGTGCGAGGAGAGTTAGTGACGGGATGGCGCTGCAGTTGGGCTGTCTGGAGATCAG GAGGTTTTATAAAGACATGAATGCCAGCGGCCTGGAGAAAAAATCTAACTTTGAGCTGCTGGA GAAAGATGTTGGTCTGGATTTGTTCTTTCCTCAAGAATTAATCGACAGTATGAAG CCGAAGCAGCTGAGGAAAATGATCCAGCAAACGTTCCAGCAGTATGCGTTGCTGAAGGAGGAGCAGTGCATCAACAAGTTCTTTGAGACATTATCTGTTTTTTCCAGTTATGATGAAGAGGTTTTTCCGTGTGAGCTGGTG CAAGGATGGAGTGTATCTGTGGATCTGGTGATCGGGCCCAAAGGTATTCGGCAACGTACAGACAAAAGCTCTGTG CCGGTCTGTCTCGCCAAATTTGTGCAAATACGAAGCATTAAATGCATGCCTCAGAATGACGGGAAGACACTGCTACATATAGATATAGAAGGGGCTAATCAG CCTTTGTCCATCAGCACAGCCTCTCTGGCCATCGCCGAGAACATGATGGATTTAATTGATGGCTATTGTCGTTTGCAGCATGGAAATGAGGCGACTTTAATAGTACGGCACAAAG ACAGAGAATCTAGAATCTCTCTACCTCCTTTACCTAACAG TATGGAAAACACCAGATCTGAGAGGGAAAGCAAAA GTTCAGATATTTATGCAGAGATACCAGAATATTCACCAGTTCAAA CATCTAAATTTAGCATCTCACGAAAAGACATTGTCCTCGGACGGATTCTGGGTGAAGGTTTCTTTGGTGAGGTGCATGATGGGATCTATAAAAGCAAG AGGGGAGAGCGAGTGAACGTGGCTGTAAAGACATGCAAGGACTGCTCAGCTGATGTGAAGGAGAAGTTCATGAGTGAAGCTT TGATCATGAAGAAACTGGACCATCCGCACATCGTGAGGCTCATTGGAATTATTGAAGAGGATCCCGTGTGGATTGTCATGGAGCTTTACCAGTTTGGAGAG CTAGGAATTTACCTGATGGAGAACAAGCACAAATTAAGCACTGTCACGATGATCCTGTACTGTCTTCAGATCAGTAAAGCTCTTGCTTACCTAGAGGGTGTTAACATGGTCCACAG GGACATTGCTGTGAGAAACGTGCTGGTCGCCAAACCAGACTGTGTGAAGCTGGGAGACTTCGGCTTGTCCCGATACATAGAAGAGGAAGAGTATTACAAAG CCTCTGTGAGTCGATTACCTATCAAATGGATGGCGCCAGAGTCCATCAACTTCAGACGCTTTACCTCGGCGAGTGATGTCTGGATGTTCG CTGTGTGCATGTGGGAGATCATGAGTGGAGGTCAGCAGCCGTTCTTCTGGCTGGAGAACAAGGATGTGATAAACCAGCTGGAGCAGGGTGTCCGTCTGCCCAAACCTGAGCAGTGCCCGCCGACCCTCTACTCCCTCATGACTCGCTGCTGGGCCTACAGCCCCCGCGAGAGACCCAGCTTCGCAGAGCTCGTGTGCAAGCTGAG TGATGTTCATAATATGGAGAAGGAAGTGGAGGTGGAGGAGATGAGAGGCAGAACGCGCTCCATAAATATATCCCCGTTTACTGATGCTCCACCGAAG CCGTCAAGAATGAAACAATCAGGTTCCAGCACTCTCAATCCACGTCTACATCCCCAG CTGCCTGAGTCTCTGCGCTTTAGTTCACGAGTCCTTGCCAGCCCGCCAGACTGGCGCTCTGTGCTCATGTCCGGCTGCACGCTGACCCTGCCGCCGTCCCCTCGCCGTGGCAGTATGGGG GACCGAGGTTTCCTGGAGCCCAACAGTAAGGAAGACGCTCAGCGGCTGTGGGAAATGGAGAGGCAGTGTGTGCAGGAAACTTTAAGGAGGCAGAAACAGGAAATGCTGGAGGACAACAAGTGGCTTGAGAAAGAAGAGAAGCTTCTG GATCCATTTGCCAATGACGACACAAAGGCTAAAGTG atgTCAGGAAATGAGACAAGCCAAG CTCCTTCCCATGCTCCTCCAGAGAAGCCCCCACGGGTGTCTGCTCAG CCAGCGCCCACAGCAGAACTGGACCGCACGGATGACATGGTCTATCATAACGTGATGGAGATGGTGAAGGTCGTGGTGCAGCTGAAGAACGATGTCAACACGTTACCAGCCTCAGAGTACGTCACTGTGGTGAAG TCGGTGGGAATGACGTTACGCAGTCTGATCAACAGTGTGGATGACATCCTCCCGACTCTACACGAGTCCATCAGAACGGAG ATTGAAGGAACGCAGAAGTTGCTGAATAAGGATCTGGCCGAGCTGATCAGTAAGATGCGTCTGGCTCAGCAGAACGCCGTCACGTCTCTGAAGGACGAGTGTAAGAAACAGATGCTGGCGGCCGCTCACACGCTGGCCATGGACTCCAAAAACCTGCTGGACGCTGTGGACCAGGCCCGAGTACGAGCAAACGTGGCCAAACCCACCACACACTAG